Proteins encoded in a region of the Amia ocellicauda isolate fAmiCal2 chromosome 19, fAmiCal2.hap1, whole genome shotgun sequence genome:
- the camsap2a gene encoding calmodulin-regulated spectrin-associated protein 2a isoform X5: MFRGASMGDAADTKEIKKTFIVPAIKAFDHYDFSRSKISCSLTWLVAKAFGTDSIPEDLKEPFYTDQYDQEHIKPPVVNLLLSAELYCRAGSLILKSDAAKPLLGHDAVIQALAQKGLYVTDQEKLVTERDLRKKPIQMSAHLAMIDTLMMAYTVEMVSVEKVVKCVQKYSPFYPDVDMPYDTEDAVTSWINKVNEHLKDIIIQEQKIREAQCSEPSGGPRSPTKWYWKLVPARYRKEQAMPRQIPCIPPVDNLLKDSTDGCALAALIHFYCPDIVKLEDICLKETMSLADSLYNLQLIQEFCQENLNRCCHFTLEDMLYASSSIKNNYLVFMAELFWWFEVVKPSFVQPRVLDPEAPEPVQPLRNMPTVPISNATKRSFIENPPSTDQSSLPLSPAESLLPLRHTQPHPEMATSGVMKRSTSMSYMDGCVGTWPKEKRSSAHGVSFDIPFDKENSMQMPSTRSKGMTRSISTEGLGFKVNHLPRNIKRNLSFQPVNGQNEKEGIEEEAFTECPTGRESSGKWPGRANKRGQHGLSNGPVTDDIGSVTGTPSIEEALKIIHNSGKPHSVLQSDKVNNGFFLHSQDLGDLGAKPKMEEAGLDSVAETKGAMSPDTTEVDTGINVRTEDIQETMDEDSSLRDYTVSMDSDMDHDYELKPGHPREMTSPCPSSVSTKSQAGSTASSSSGVKMTSFAEQKFKKLNHVDGRSSGSSSQKTTPESSELNIPHMVAWAQTPEESPVRAAGRDPTQLLASEMVQLRMKLEEKRRAIEAQKKKVEAAFTRHRQRMGRTAFLTVVKKKGDGTSPLREEAAGSEDEKLSMESQPFKVAADNNLRPGKCKTEIPDHVDQAQNRWLKSPNDESLGEVDLVEYTKSIEKLNTSLNFLQQEMQRLAQQQEVIMQMREQQTWVISPPQPSPQKQIRELRTATRSTGSLSPVLSSAESPRTSHRSPTSIKRKSASFHSKTPRTPRPNELKIAPLNRILNTPQSVDSLPRLRRFSPSQTQTSSFVCLGDDASFPTETWTKEKYATQELKAALYAEAEGSEKSEYVKPAGKPNKREEWTTSEKVAEAELDKEMKPIESTVSEVLSQPIMETFTVTPTENPSDLIGQSTRNLIEVPLSVLKPLDGQELEEVGEGETGGEMYDEDQKMCCGFFFKDDMKGEDDMALKRAALLEKRLRREKETQQRKQQLEAELEQKKEEARVKAEEERQKKEDEKARREFIKQEYLRRKQLKLMEDMDTVIKPRPASSKPKKPRPKSVHRDIMESPKTPVRAPAVSSLSLASLNLADTDSVHSGKRTPRPESADGFLSPCRSGSRNGEKDWENGSTTSSVASNTEYTGPKLYKEPSAKSNKHIIQNALSHCCLAGKVNEGQKNKILEEMEKSEANNFLILFRDSGCQFRSLYTYCPEMEEINKLAGIGPKSITRKMIEGLYKYNSDRKQFSHIPAKTMSASVDAITIHSHLWQTKKPVTPKKVLPSKS; the protein is encoded by the exons AGTGCACACTTGGCCATGATCGACACGCTGATGATGGCTTACACTGTGGAGATGGTGAGCGTGGAGAAGGTTGTGAAGTGCGTACAGAAGTACTCACCTTTTTATCCTGATGTCGATATGCCGTATGATACCGAGGATGCTGTCACCAGCTGGATTAATAAG gtAAATGAACACTTAAAAGACATCATCATCCAAGAGCAGAAGATCCGAGAAGCTCAGTGTTCAGAACCCTCTGGAGGACCAAGG TCTCCAACCAAATGGTATTGGAAACTGGTTCCT GCTCGCTACAGGAAGGAACAGGCAATGCCAAGACAAATACCATGCATTCCCCCCGTGGACAACTTACTGAAAGACAGCACTGATGGCTGTGCACTGGCTGCTTTGATCCACTTCTACTGCCCAGACATCGTGAAGTTAGAAG ATATCTGCTTGAAGGAGACCATGTCGTTGGCAGACAGCTTGTATAATCTACAGCTGATTCAGGAATTCTGTCAGGAGAACTTGAACCGATGTTGTCACTTCACGCTAGAAGACATGCTCTATGCCTCCTCCTCGATAAAG AATAACTACCTTGTGTTCATGGCAGAGCTGTTCTGGTGGTTTGAAGTGGTGAAGCCATCATTTGTACAACCCCGTGTTTTAGACCCTGAAg CTCCGGAGCCAGTCCAGCCACTGCGAAACATGCCTACAGTGCCCATTTCAAATGCCACCAAAAGAAGCTTTATTGAGAACCCTCCCAGTACAGACCAGTCCAG CCTGCCCTTGTCACCAGCAGAGTCTCTTCTGCCCCTCAGGCACACGCAACCACATCCTGAAATGGCCACTTCGG gtgTGATGAAAAGATCAACCTCGATGTCTTACATGGATGGTTGTGTTGGCACGTGGCCGAAGGAGAAACG GTCATCAGCTCATGGAGTATCCTTTGACATCCCATTCGACAAAGAGAACTCTATGCAGATGCCTTCAACCCGTAGTAAAGGGATGACCAGGTCTATCAGCACCGAAGGTCTAGGGTTTAAAGTCAATCACCTGCCCAGAAACATCAAGAGAAACCTCTCCTTCCAGCCTGTGAACGGGCAAAATGAAAAGGAAGGCATTGAGGAGGAAGCGTTTACAGAGTGTCCCACAGGCAGAGAGTCCTCTGGCAAGTGGCCAGGAAGAGCGAACAAGAGGGGCCAGCACGGGCTTTCAAATGGCCCAGTCACGGATGACATTGGCAGTGTCACAGGGACTCCAAGTATTGAGGAAGCTTTGAAAATCATTCACAATTCTGGGAAACCCCACAGTGTACTTCAATCTGACAAGGTCAACAATGGATTTTTCCTCCATAGTCAGGATTTAGGAGATTTGGGTGCAAAGCCTAAAATGGAAGAAGCTGGTTTGGATTCGGTGGCAGAGACTAAGGGAGCTATGAGTCCTGATACTACAGAGGTGGACACGGGGATTAACGTGCGCACAGAAGATATTCAGGAGACCATGGACGAGGACTCCTCTCTGAGGGATTACACTGTGAGTATGGACTCGGACATGGACCATGACTATGAGTTGAAACCTGGCCACCCCAGGGAAATGACAAGCCCGTGTCCCAGCTCAGTCAGTACCAAGTCTCAGGCTGGGAGCACCGCATCCTCAAGCTCTGGGGTCAAGATGACCAGCTTTGCGGAACAGAAGTTCAAGAAGCTGAACCACGTTGATGGCAGGAGCAGCGGAAGCAGCTCCCAGAAAACCACTCCAGAGAGTTCGGAGTTAAATATCCCTCACATGGTGGCCTGGGCTCAAACCCCAGAGGAGAGCCCAGTCCGAGCGGCAGGGAGGGATCCCACCCAATTGTTGGCATCGGAGATGGTACAGCTGAGGATGAAGCTGGAGGAGAAGCGCCGGGCCATTGAAGCCCAGAAGAAGAAGGTGGAAGCAGCCTTCACAAGGCACAGGCAGAGAATGGGCAGAACAGCATTCCTGACCGTAGTGAAGAAAAAAGGAGACGGCACGTCACCTCTGAGGGAGGAGGCTGCTGGCTCAGAAGATGAGAAACTCTCCATGGAAAGCCAACCCTTTAAGGTGGCAGCAGACAACAACCTCAGGCCTGGGAAATGTAAAACTGAAATTCCAGATCATGTGGACCAGGCTCAGAACAGATGGCTGAAGTCTCCCAATGATGAGAGCTTGGGAGAAGTCGACCTGGTGGAGTACACCAAGTCCATTGAGAAACTCAACACATCTCTGAACTTCTTGCAGCAGGAGATGCAGCGCCTGGCTCAGCAGCAGGAGGTGATCATGCAGATGAGGGAGCAGCAGACGTGGGTGATCTCTCCTCCTCAGCCCTCTCCCCAGAAACAGATCCGGGAGCTCCGCACTGCCACCCGATCCACCGGATCCTTGTCGCCGGTGTTGTCCTCAGCAGAGTCTCCACGGACGTCCCACCGATCCCCAACGAGCATAAAGAGGAAATCTGCGTCCTTCCACTCCAAGACCCCAAGGACTCCCAGGccaaatgaattaaaaattgCTCCTCTCAACCGTATTCTAAACACGCCCCAGTCAGTCGATAGCCTCCCTCGCCTTCGCAGGTTCTCTCCCAGTCAGACCCAAACGAGCTCCTTCGTGTGCCTTGGTGATGATGCTAGCTTTCCCACTGAGACCTGGACCAAGGAGAAATATGCCACACAGGAACTCAAAGCAGCTCTATATGCAGAGGCAGAAGGTTCAGAGAAGAGTGAGTATGTGAAGCCAGCTGGCAAACCCAACAAGAGGGAGGAGTGGACAACAAGTGAGAAGGTTGCAGAGGCCGAGCTGGATAAGGAGATGAAGCCCATTGAATCCACAGTCTCAGAAGTGTTATCTCAGCCAATAATGGAGACGTTTACAGTTACCCCCACAGAAAACCCAAGTGATCTTATCGGCCAGAGTACTAGGAACCTGATTGAGGTTCCTCTGTCAGTGTTGAAGCCTCTGGACGGACAGGAACTGGAGGAAGTGGGAGAAGGGGAAACAGGTGGAGAGATGTACGATGAGGACCAGAAAATGTGCTGTGGATTCTTTTTTAAG GACGACATGAAAGGAGAGGACGACATGGCGCTGAAGCGGGCGGCGCTGCTGGAGAAGCGGCTGAGGCGAGAGAAGGAGACGCAGCAGAGGAAGCAGCAGCTGGAAGCGGAGCTGGAGCAGAAGAAAGAGGAAGCCCG GGTCAAGGCTGAAGAAGAGCGTCAAAAGAAAGAGGATGAGAAAGCACGCCGAGAGTTCATCAAGCAGGAATACCTCAGGAGGAAGCAGCTCAAGCTGATGGAAGACATGGACACGGTGATAAAGCCGCGCCCTGCCAGCTCCAAACCGAAGAAACCTCGTCCCAAATCTGTGCACAGGGATATAATGGAGTCCCCCAAAACCCCCGTCAGGGCACCGGCAG TCTCCAGCCTCTCTCTGGCCTCCCTGAATTTGGCCGACACTGACAGCGTGCACTCGGGCAAGAGGACGCCCAG GCCGGAGTCCGCCGATGGGTTTTTATCACCATGTCGTTCAGGCAGTCGCAATGGAGAGAAGGACTGGGAAAACGGCTCGACGACCTCTTCTGTGGCTTCCAATACAGAGTACACAG GGCCAAAGCTGTACAAGGAACCAAGTGCAAAGTCTAACAAGCACATCATCCAGAATGCTTTGTCTCATTGCTGTCTGGCAGGCAAAGTAAACGAGggccagaaaaataaaatactggag GAAATGGAGAAATCAGAGGCCAACAACTTTCTGATTCTGTTCCGGGATTCTGGGTGCCAGTTCAGGTCACTGTACACGTACTGCCCAGAAATGGAGGAGATCAACAAGCTGGCTGGCATTGGGCCCAAGTCCATCACCAGGAAGATGATCGAGGGGCTGTACAAATACAACTCTGACCGGAAGCAGTTCAGCCATATTCCTGCTAAAACCATGTCCGCAAGTGTCGACGCCATTACCATTCACAGTCACTTGTGGCAGACCAAGAAACCAGTAACGCCTAAAAAAGTTCTACCTTCCAAGTCATAG
- the camsap2a gene encoding calmodulin-regulated spectrin-associated protein 2a isoform X2 — MFRGASMGDAADTKEIKKTFIVPAIKAFDHYDFSRSKISCSLTWLVAKAFGTDSIPEDLKEPFYTDQYDQEHIKPPVVNLLLSAELYCRAGSLILKSDAAKPLLGHDAVIQALAQKGLYVTDQEKLVTERDLRKKPIQMSAHLAMIDTLMMAYTVEMVSVEKVVKCVQKYSPFYPDVDMPYDTEDAVTSWINKVNEHLKDIIIQEQKIREAQCSEPSGGPRSPTKWYWKLVPARYRKEQAMPRQIPCIPPVDNLLKDSTDGCALAALIHFYCPDIVKLEDICLKETMSLADSLYNLQLIQEFCQENLNRCCHFTLEDMLYASSSIKNNYLVFMAELFWWFEVVKPSFVQPRVLDPEAPEPVQPLRNMPTVPISNATKRSFIENPPSTDQSSLPLSPAESLLPLRHTQPHPEMATSGVMKRSTSMSYMDGCVGTWPKEKRSSAHGVSFDIPFDKENSMQMPSTRSKGMTRSISTEGLGFKVNHLPRNIKRNLSFQPVNGQNEKEGIEEEAFTECPTGRESSGKWPGRANKRGQHGLSNGPVTDDIGSVTGTPSIEEALKIIHNSGKPHSVLQSDKVNNGFFLHSQDLGDLGAKPKMEEAGLDSVAETKGAMSPDTTEVDTGINVRTEDIQETMDEDSSLRDYTVSMDSDMDHDYELKPGHPREMTSPCPSSVSTKSQAGSTASSSSGVKMTSFAEQKFKKLNHVDGRSSGSSSQKTTPESSELNIPHMVAWAQTPEESPVRAAGRDPTQLLASEMVQLRMKLEEKRRAIEAQKKKVEAAFTRHRQRMGRTAFLTVVKKKGDGTSPLREEAAGSEDEKLSMESQPFKVAADNNLRPGKCKTEIPDHVDQAQNRWLKSPNDESLGEVDLVEYTKSIEKLNTSLNFLQQEMQRLAQQQEVIMQMREQQTWVISPPQPSPQKQIRELRTATRSTGSLSPVLSSAESPRTSHRSPTSIKRKSASFHSKTPRTPRPNELKIAPLNRILNTPQSVDSLPRLRRFSPSQTQTSSFVCLGDDASFPTETWTKEKYATQELKAALYAEAEGSEKSEYVKPAGKPNKREEWTTSEKVAEAELDKEMKPIESTVSEVLSQPIMETFTVTPTENPSDLIGQSTRNLIEVPLSVLKPLDGQELEEVGEGETGGEMYDEDQKMCCGFFFKDDMKGEDDMALKRAALLEKRLRREKETQQRKQQLEAELEQKKEEARVKAEEERQKKEDEKARREFIKQEYLRRKQLKLMEDMDTVIKPRPASSKPKKPRPKSVHRDIMESPKTPVRAPAVSSLSLASLNLADTDSVHSGKRTPRSSNIASGNLYYLLKSSKLKKARPESADGFLSPCRSGSRNGEKDWENGSTTSSVASNTEYTGPKLYKEPSAKSNKHIIQNALSHCCLAGKVNEGQKNKILEEMEKSEANNFLILFRDSGCQFRSLYTYCPEMEEINKLAGIGPKSITRKMIEGLYKYNSDRKQFSHIPAKTMSASVDAITIHSHLWQTKKPVTPKKVLPSKS; from the exons AGTGCACACTTGGCCATGATCGACACGCTGATGATGGCTTACACTGTGGAGATGGTGAGCGTGGAGAAGGTTGTGAAGTGCGTACAGAAGTACTCACCTTTTTATCCTGATGTCGATATGCCGTATGATACCGAGGATGCTGTCACCAGCTGGATTAATAAG gtAAATGAACACTTAAAAGACATCATCATCCAAGAGCAGAAGATCCGAGAAGCTCAGTGTTCAGAACCCTCTGGAGGACCAAGG TCTCCAACCAAATGGTATTGGAAACTGGTTCCT GCTCGCTACAGGAAGGAACAGGCAATGCCAAGACAAATACCATGCATTCCCCCCGTGGACAACTTACTGAAAGACAGCACTGATGGCTGTGCACTGGCTGCTTTGATCCACTTCTACTGCCCAGACATCGTGAAGTTAGAAG ATATCTGCTTGAAGGAGACCATGTCGTTGGCAGACAGCTTGTATAATCTACAGCTGATTCAGGAATTCTGTCAGGAGAACTTGAACCGATGTTGTCACTTCACGCTAGAAGACATGCTCTATGCCTCCTCCTCGATAAAG AATAACTACCTTGTGTTCATGGCAGAGCTGTTCTGGTGGTTTGAAGTGGTGAAGCCATCATTTGTACAACCCCGTGTTTTAGACCCTGAAg CTCCGGAGCCAGTCCAGCCACTGCGAAACATGCCTACAGTGCCCATTTCAAATGCCACCAAAAGAAGCTTTATTGAGAACCCTCCCAGTACAGACCAGTCCAG CCTGCCCTTGTCACCAGCAGAGTCTCTTCTGCCCCTCAGGCACACGCAACCACATCCTGAAATGGCCACTTCGG gtgTGATGAAAAGATCAACCTCGATGTCTTACATGGATGGTTGTGTTGGCACGTGGCCGAAGGAGAAACG GTCATCAGCTCATGGAGTATCCTTTGACATCCCATTCGACAAAGAGAACTCTATGCAGATGCCTTCAACCCGTAGTAAAGGGATGACCAGGTCTATCAGCACCGAAGGTCTAGGGTTTAAAGTCAATCACCTGCCCAGAAACATCAAGAGAAACCTCTCCTTCCAGCCTGTGAACGGGCAAAATGAAAAGGAAGGCATTGAGGAGGAAGCGTTTACAGAGTGTCCCACAGGCAGAGAGTCCTCTGGCAAGTGGCCAGGAAGAGCGAACAAGAGGGGCCAGCACGGGCTTTCAAATGGCCCAGTCACGGATGACATTGGCAGTGTCACAGGGACTCCAAGTATTGAGGAAGCTTTGAAAATCATTCACAATTCTGGGAAACCCCACAGTGTACTTCAATCTGACAAGGTCAACAATGGATTTTTCCTCCATAGTCAGGATTTAGGAGATTTGGGTGCAAAGCCTAAAATGGAAGAAGCTGGTTTGGATTCGGTGGCAGAGACTAAGGGAGCTATGAGTCCTGATACTACAGAGGTGGACACGGGGATTAACGTGCGCACAGAAGATATTCAGGAGACCATGGACGAGGACTCCTCTCTGAGGGATTACACTGTGAGTATGGACTCGGACATGGACCATGACTATGAGTTGAAACCTGGCCACCCCAGGGAAATGACAAGCCCGTGTCCCAGCTCAGTCAGTACCAAGTCTCAGGCTGGGAGCACCGCATCCTCAAGCTCTGGGGTCAAGATGACCAGCTTTGCGGAACAGAAGTTCAAGAAGCTGAACCACGTTGATGGCAGGAGCAGCGGAAGCAGCTCCCAGAAAACCACTCCAGAGAGTTCGGAGTTAAATATCCCTCACATGGTGGCCTGGGCTCAAACCCCAGAGGAGAGCCCAGTCCGAGCGGCAGGGAGGGATCCCACCCAATTGTTGGCATCGGAGATGGTACAGCTGAGGATGAAGCTGGAGGAGAAGCGCCGGGCCATTGAAGCCCAGAAGAAGAAGGTGGAAGCAGCCTTCACAAGGCACAGGCAGAGAATGGGCAGAACAGCATTCCTGACCGTAGTGAAGAAAAAAGGAGACGGCACGTCACCTCTGAGGGAGGAGGCTGCTGGCTCAGAAGATGAGAAACTCTCCATGGAAAGCCAACCCTTTAAGGTGGCAGCAGACAACAACCTCAGGCCTGGGAAATGTAAAACTGAAATTCCAGATCATGTGGACCAGGCTCAGAACAGATGGCTGAAGTCTCCCAATGATGAGAGCTTGGGAGAAGTCGACCTGGTGGAGTACACCAAGTCCATTGAGAAACTCAACACATCTCTGAACTTCTTGCAGCAGGAGATGCAGCGCCTGGCTCAGCAGCAGGAGGTGATCATGCAGATGAGGGAGCAGCAGACGTGGGTGATCTCTCCTCCTCAGCCCTCTCCCCAGAAACAGATCCGGGAGCTCCGCACTGCCACCCGATCCACCGGATCCTTGTCGCCGGTGTTGTCCTCAGCAGAGTCTCCACGGACGTCCCACCGATCCCCAACGAGCATAAAGAGGAAATCTGCGTCCTTCCACTCCAAGACCCCAAGGACTCCCAGGccaaatgaattaaaaattgCTCCTCTCAACCGTATTCTAAACACGCCCCAGTCAGTCGATAGCCTCCCTCGCCTTCGCAGGTTCTCTCCCAGTCAGACCCAAACGAGCTCCTTCGTGTGCCTTGGTGATGATGCTAGCTTTCCCACTGAGACCTGGACCAAGGAGAAATATGCCACACAGGAACTCAAAGCAGCTCTATATGCAGAGGCAGAAGGTTCAGAGAAGAGTGAGTATGTGAAGCCAGCTGGCAAACCCAACAAGAGGGAGGAGTGGACAACAAGTGAGAAGGTTGCAGAGGCCGAGCTGGATAAGGAGATGAAGCCCATTGAATCCACAGTCTCAGAAGTGTTATCTCAGCCAATAATGGAGACGTTTACAGTTACCCCCACAGAAAACCCAAGTGATCTTATCGGCCAGAGTACTAGGAACCTGATTGAGGTTCCTCTGTCAGTGTTGAAGCCTCTGGACGGACAGGAACTGGAGGAAGTGGGAGAAGGGGAAACAGGTGGAGAGATGTACGATGAGGACCAGAAAATGTGCTGTGGATTCTTTTTTAAG GACGACATGAAAGGAGAGGACGACATGGCGCTGAAGCGGGCGGCGCTGCTGGAGAAGCGGCTGAGGCGAGAGAAGGAGACGCAGCAGAGGAAGCAGCAGCTGGAAGCGGAGCTGGAGCAGAAGAAAGAGGAAGCCCG GGTCAAGGCTGAAGAAGAGCGTCAAAAGAAAGAGGATGAGAAAGCACGCCGAGAGTTCATCAAGCAGGAATACCTCAGGAGGAAGCAGCTCAAGCTGATGGAAGACATGGACACGGTGATAAAGCCGCGCCCTGCCAGCTCCAAACCGAAGAAACCTCGTCCCAAATCTGTGCACAGGGATATAATGGAGTCCCCCAAAACCCCCGTCAGGGCACCGGCAG TCTCCAGCCTCTCTCTGGCCTCCCTGAATTTGGCCGACACTGACAGCGTGCACTCGGGCAAGAGGACGCCCAG AAGCAGTAACATAGCCTCTGGCAACCTTTACTACTTATTGAAATCTTCTAAACTGAAAAAGGCAAG GCCGGAGTCCGCCGATGGGTTTTTATCACCATGTCGTTCAGGCAGTCGCAATGGAGAGAAGGACTGGGAAAACGGCTCGACGACCTCTTCTGTGGCTTCCAATACAGAGTACACAG GGCCAAAGCTGTACAAGGAACCAAGTGCAAAGTCTAACAAGCACATCATCCAGAATGCTTTGTCTCATTGCTGTCTGGCAGGCAAAGTAAACGAGggccagaaaaataaaatactggag GAAATGGAGAAATCAGAGGCCAACAACTTTCTGATTCTGTTCCGGGATTCTGGGTGCCAGTTCAGGTCACTGTACACGTACTGCCCAGAAATGGAGGAGATCAACAAGCTGGCTGGCATTGGGCCCAAGTCCATCACCAGGAAGATGATCGAGGGGCTGTACAAATACAACTCTGACCGGAAGCAGTTCAGCCATATTCCTGCTAAAACCATGTCCGCAAGTGTCGACGCCATTACCATTCACAGTCACTTGTGGCAGACCAAGAAACCAGTAACGCCTAAAAAAGTTCTACCTTCCAAGTCATAG